From the Bombus terrestris unplaced genomic scaffold, iyBomTerr1.2, whole genome shotgun sequence genome, one window contains:
- the LOC125387070 gene encoding uncharacterized protein LOC125387070, with translation MKDLYAKILATIICLQTIFVTIFPLGAVALGEDCTDFEGKAVSHGMTYVPGPSVCNLCVCYHMEPKWCQAMFCSPPFSCKKFRIGRRCCEFQCVDEVDTGYWFGSDVVIVNRSSKLEKHSVLWMLSLVIVIVVF, from the exons ATGAAGGACTTGTATGCGAAAATACTTGCCACGATCATCTGTTTGCAGACTATTTTCGTCACTATCTTCCCGTTAGGGGCTG TGGCTTTAGGAGAAGATTGTACTGATTTTGAAGGAAAAGCCGTCTCGCATGGAATGACGTATGTGCCGGGACCATCGGTTTGCAACCTCTGCGTCTGCTATCATATGGAGCCAAAATGGTGCCAGGCTATGTTCTGTTCACCTCCTTTT agCTGCAAGAAATTCCGCATTGGACGCCGATGTTGCGAGTTCCAGTGCGTGGATGAGGTTGACACAGGCTATTGGTTTGGATCTGATGTGGTTATTGTGAATCGTTCATCTAAACTTGAAAAACATAGTGTATTATGGATGCTGAGTTTAGTGATAGTAattgtagtattttaa